The following proteins are encoded in a genomic region of Oncorhynchus kisutch isolate 150728-3 linkage group LG18, Okis_V2, whole genome shotgun sequence:
- the LOC109883854 gene encoding aldehyde dehydrogenase family 3 member A2 isoform X2 codes for MEKQAVQRAREAFLAGRSRPLEFRVQQLKSLQRMITDRQGEIATALKQDINRSQYDTPLFELIGLENEISLAVSKLAQWAAPRPVERNLLTISDQAYIQPEPLGVVLIIGAWNYPWALTLQPLVGAIAAGNAAVVKPSELSEYSASLLKALLPRYLDQELYPVVCGGVSETQELLRQRFDHVFYTGNSTVGKLVMEAAARHLTPVTLELGGKSPCYIDKDVDLRVACRRITWGKFVNCGQTCIAPDYILCEPSIQNRVVEGIRQTLLEFYGPDPKSSPDYGRIINQRHFNRLMTLLEGYTATVGGQSDSSQRYIAPTVVKDVPPQARLMQEEIFGPLLPIVTVSDIDDAIHFINEREKPLALYVFSSNKKVIKRMLAETTSGGVTVNDVIMHYTLNSLPFGGVGQSGTGRYHGKHTFDQFSHHRACLVKSLGLEEVHMVRYPPQNHQKVRRVRLAMRTPLVDFSKGTYIWAVTASIVALGLLVALTVILILAAGVSCTCL; via the exons ATGGAGAAGCAGGCGGTGCAGAGGGCCAGGGAGGCTTTCCTCGCTGGGCGGTCGCGACCCCTGGAGTTCAGAGTTCAGCAgctcaagtctctccagaggatgatcacagacagacagggagagatcgCCACCGCCCTCAAACAGGACATCAACAGG AGCCAGTACGACACCCCACTGTTTGAGTTGATCGGCCTGGAGAATGAGATCAGCCTGGCTGTGTCGAAGCTGGCCCAGTGGGCTGCTCCTCGTCCTGTAGAGAGGAACCTCCTCACCATCTCAGACCAG GCGTACATCCAGCCGGAGCCCCTGGGAGTGGTCCTCATTATCGGGGCCTGGAACTACCCCTGGGCCCTAACCCTGCAGCCCCTGGTCGGGGCTATCGCTGCAG gcaaTGCCGCTGTGGTGAAGCCGTCTGAGCTGAGTGAATACTCAGCTAGTCTCCTCAAAGCTCTGCTCCCACGATATCTGGACCAG GAGCTGTACCCTGTAGTGTGTGGGGGCGTGTCAGAGACTCAGGAGTTGCTGCGTCAGCGTTTCGACCACGTCTTCTACACAGGGAACAGCACTGTGGGTAAACTGGTGATGGAGGCAGCAGCCCGACACCTCACCCCTGTGACCCTGGAGCTGGGAGGGAAGAGCCCCTGTTATATCGATAAGGACGTCGACCTCAGAGTCGCATGCCG GCGTATCACGTGGGGGAAGTTTGTGAACTGTGGTCAGACGTGCATCGCCCCAGACTACATCCTGTGTGAACCCAGCATCCAGAACAGAGTGGTGGAGGGCATCCGGCAGACACTACTG GAGTTTTATGGGCCTGACCCCAAATCCTCCCCTGACTACGGCCGCATCATCAACCAGCGCCACTTCAACCGCTTGATGACTCTACTGGAGGGCTACACGGCAACAGTAGGGGGGCAGAGTGACTCATCACAGCGCTACATTG CCCCCACGGTGGTGAAGGACGTGCCCCCCCAGGCTAGGCTGATGCAGGAGGAGATCTTCGGGCCCCTGTTGCCCATAGTGACCGTCAGCGACATAGATGACGCCATCCACTTCATCAACGAGAGAGAGAAGCCCCTGGCGCTCTACGTCTTCTCCTCCAACAAGAAG GTGATAAAGCGAATGCTGGCTGAGACTACCAGTGGCGGGGTGACAGTCAACGACGTTATTATGCACTACACCCTCAACTCTCTGCCCTTTGGGGGTGTAG GTCAGAGTGGAACAGGAAGGTATCATGGGAAGCACACCTTTGACCAGTTCAGCCATCATCGGGCGTGTCTGGTCAAGTCCCTGGGCCTGGAGGAGGTCCACATGGTGCGGTATCCACCCCAGAACCACCAGAAGGTTCGCAGGGTCAGGCTGGCCATGAGGACCCCACTGGTTGACTTCTCCAAGGGCACCTACATCTGGGCCGTCACGGCGTCCATTGTGGCTCTGGGACTCCTGGTCGCACTGACTGTGATTCTAATACTAGCGGCCGGTGTCAGCTGCACCTGTTTGTGA
- the LOC109883854 gene encoding aldehyde dehydrogenase family 3 member A2 isoform X1: protein MEKQAVQRAREAFLAGRSRPLEFRVQQLKSLQRMITDRQGEIATALKQDINRSQYDTPLFELIGLENEISLAVSKLAQWAAPRPVERNLLTISDQAYIQPEPLGVVLIIGAWNYPWALTLQPLVGAIAAGNAAVVKPSELSEYSASLLKALLPRYLDQELYPVVCGGVSETQELLRQRFDHVFYTGNSTVGKLVMEAAARHLTPVTLELGGKSPCYIDKDVDLRVACRRITWGKFVNCGQTCIAPDYILCEPSIQNRVVEGIRQTLLEFYGPDPKSSPDYGRIINQRHFNRLMTLLEGYTATVGGQSDSSQRYIAPTVVKDVPPQARLMQEEIFGPLLPIVTVSDIDDAIHFINEREKPLALYVFSSNKKVIKRMLAETTSGGVTVNDVIMHYTLNSLPFGGVGQSGTGRYHGKHTFDQFSHHRACLVKSLGMEDVNMVRYPPQNRQKARRVRLAMRTPLVDFSRKTYIWAVTATIFAFGLLVTLTAILLIAGGLNCTCWRLWQIWR from the exons ATGGAGAAGCAGGCGGTGCAGAGGGCCAGGGAGGCTTTCCTCGCTGGGCGGTCGCGACCCCTGGAGTTCAGAGTTCAGCAgctcaagtctctccagaggatgatcacagacagacagggagagatcgCCACCGCCCTCAAACAGGACATCAACAGG AGCCAGTACGACACCCCACTGTTTGAGTTGATCGGCCTGGAGAATGAGATCAGCCTGGCTGTGTCGAAGCTGGCCCAGTGGGCTGCTCCTCGTCCTGTAGAGAGGAACCTCCTCACCATCTCAGACCAG GCGTACATCCAGCCGGAGCCCCTGGGAGTGGTCCTCATTATCGGGGCCTGGAACTACCCCTGGGCCCTAACCCTGCAGCCCCTGGTCGGGGCTATCGCTGCAG gcaaTGCCGCTGTGGTGAAGCCGTCTGAGCTGAGTGAATACTCAGCTAGTCTCCTCAAAGCTCTGCTCCCACGATATCTGGACCAG GAGCTGTACCCTGTAGTGTGTGGGGGCGTGTCAGAGACTCAGGAGTTGCTGCGTCAGCGTTTCGACCACGTCTTCTACACAGGGAACAGCACTGTGGGTAAACTGGTGATGGAGGCAGCAGCCCGACACCTCACCCCTGTGACCCTGGAGCTGGGAGGGAAGAGCCCCTGTTATATCGATAAGGACGTCGACCTCAGAGTCGCATGCCG GCGTATCACGTGGGGGAAGTTTGTGAACTGTGGTCAGACGTGCATCGCCCCAGACTACATCCTGTGTGAACCCAGCATCCAGAACAGAGTGGTGGAGGGCATCCGGCAGACACTACTG GAGTTTTATGGGCCTGACCCCAAATCCTCCCCTGACTACGGCCGCATCATCAACCAGCGCCACTTCAACCGCTTGATGACTCTACTGGAGGGCTACACGGCAACAGTAGGGGGGCAGAGTGACTCATCACAGCGCTACATTG CCCCCACGGTGGTGAAGGACGTGCCCCCCCAGGCTAGGCTGATGCAGGAGGAGATCTTCGGGCCCCTGTTGCCCATAGTGACCGTCAGCGACATAGATGACGCCATCCACTTCATCAACGAGAGAGAGAAGCCCCTGGCGCTCTACGTCTTCTCCTCCAACAAGAAG GTGATAAAGCGAATGCTGGCTGAGACTACCAGTGGCGGGGTGACAGTCAACGACGTTATTATGCACTACACCCTCAACTCTCTGCCCTTTGGGGGTGTAG GTCAGAGTGGAACAGGAAGGTATCATGGAAAGCACACCTTTGACCAGTTCAGCCATCATCGGGCGTGTCTGGTCAAGTCCCTGGGCATGGAGGATGTCAACATGGTGCGGTACCCACCCCAGAACCGCCAGAAGGCTCGCAGGGTCAGGCTGGCCATGAGGACCCCACTGGTCGACTTCTCTAGGAAAACCTACATCTGGGCCGTGACGGCCACCATCTTTGCTTTCGGTCTCTTGGTCACCTTGACTGCCATCCTGCTAATTGCTGGTGGCTTGAACTGCACCTGTTGGAGACTTTGGCAAATCTGGCGCTAG